The proteins below come from a single Dasypus novemcinctus isolate mDasNov1 chromosome 22, mDasNov1.1.hap2, whole genome shotgun sequence genomic window:
- the LOC101443615 gene encoding olfactory receptor 5A2-like, giving the protein MDVKKQTTVREFIFLGFSSVPHPLLTLFLVFLIVYLLSLTGNALIIYIVLMESTLQTPMYIFLGNLAFLEIWYSTATVPKLLTTCLSQVVTISVSGCITQYYFFFSMGATECILLAVMAYDRYLAICSPLRYSVLMSVDICLRFSAGSWIGGFIAPVLPTIVITHLNFCGPQKINHFFCDSDPIYKLSCSDTFLAEALGYTCSSVVILSSFLLIISSYGQIVVTIVRMSSQAAWKKTFSTCASHLTVVTIYYGTIIFAYVRPPATYNFNMWKVVSVIYCVITPLVNPLIYTLRHKDVKKVFTNVLA; this is encoded by the coding sequence ATGGatgtaaaaaagcaaacaacagtgAGGGAGTTCATTTTCCTTGGGTTTTCCAGTGTTCCCCATCCACTGCTCACATTATTTTTGGTGTTTCTCATTGTGTACCTGCTCTCCCTCACAGGAAACGCTCTTATCATTTACATCGTTCTCATGGAATCCACACTCCAGACACCCATGTACATTTTCTTAGGAAATTTGGCCTTCTTAGAAATCTGGTACTCCACAGCAACAGTGCCTAAACTGCTGACTACCTGCCTATCACAGGTTGTCACCATCTCTGTTTCGGGTTGTATAACCCAGTACTACTTCTTTTTCTCCATGGGGGCTACTGAGTGCATCCTGCTagctgtgatggcctatgaccggtaCCTGGCAATATGTAGCCCTCTACGCTACTCAGTCCTCATGAGTGTTGATATTTGCCTACGGTtttcagctggatcttggattgGGGGCTTCATTGCCCCTGTCCTACCTACCATAGTTATCACTCACCTCAACTTCTGTGGCCCCCAGAAGATCAATCATTTCTTTTGTGACTCAGACCCCATTTACAAACTCTCATGCTCAGATACATTCCTCGCAGAGGCCTTGGGCTATACATGTAGCTCTGTGGTGATTCTAAGTTCTTTCCTACTTATCATATCCTCCTATGGCCAAATTGTGGTCACAATAGTAAGAATGTCTTCCCAGGCAGCTTGGAAGAAAACTTTCTCCACCTGTGCTTCCCACCTCACGGTGGTCACCATCTATTATGGCACCATCATCTTTGCCTATGTCCGGCCTCCAGCCACGTACAATTTCAACATGTGGAAAGTGGTGTCAGTGATTTACTGTGTCATCACCCCATTGGTAAATCCTCTCATCTACACCCTGAGACACAAAGATGTGAAGAAAGTTTTCACCAATGTTCTAGCATGA